In Bradyrhizobium erythrophlei, a single genomic region encodes these proteins:
- a CDS encoding alpha/beta fold hydrolase, with amino-acid sequence MPTITTKDGVEIFYKDWGKGQPIVFSHGWPLSADDWDTQMMFFLNHGFRVIAHDRRGHGRSSQTADGHDMDHYADDLAAVVTHLDLEEAIHVGHSTGGGEVVHYLARHGAGRATKAAIISAVPPLMVKTAANPNGLPKEVFDGFQAALAAGRSQFYRDVAAGPFYGYNRPGAKPSEAVIENWWRQGMMGGAKAHYDGIVAFSQTDFTEDLKKIKIPVLVMHGDDDQIVPYVASGPLSAKLLQNGTLKTYKGFPHGMPTTEAETINADLLAFIRG; translated from the coding sequence ATGCCTACAATCACGACCAAAGACGGCGTCGAGATTTTCTACAAGGATTGGGGCAAGGGGCAACCGATCGTCTTCAGCCATGGCTGGCCGCTGTCGGCCGATGACTGGGACACTCAGATGATGTTTTTCCTCAACCACGGTTTCCGCGTCATCGCGCACGACCGGCGCGGCCATGGCCGCTCCAGCCAGACCGCCGACGGCCACGACATGGATCATTATGCGGACGATCTCGCCGCCGTCGTCACGCACCTTGATCTCGAGGAAGCCATTCACGTCGGCCATTCCACCGGCGGCGGCGAAGTCGTGCATTATCTGGCGCGTCACGGCGCGGGCCGGGCGACCAAGGCTGCGATAATTTCGGCCGTGCCGCCGCTGATGGTGAAGACAGCGGCCAATCCGAATGGTTTGCCCAAGGAGGTCTTTGACGGATTTCAGGCCGCGCTCGCGGCCGGCCGCTCGCAATTCTACCGCGACGTCGCCGCGGGTCCGTTCTATGGCTACAATCGGCCCGGCGCGAAACCATCTGAAGCCGTGATCGAGAACTGGTGGCGTCAGGGCATGATGGGCGGAGCGAAAGCGCATTACGACGGCATTGTCGCTTTCTCGCAAACCGACTTCACCGAAGACCTGAAGAAGATCAAGATTCCGGTGCTGGTGATGCATGGCGACGACGATCAGATCGTTCCCTATGTCGCATCGGGGCCGCTGTCGGCAAAGCTTCTCCAGAACGGCACCTTGAAGACCTATAAGGGTTTTCCGCACGGCATGCCGACCACGGAAGCGGAAACCATCAACGCCGATCTCCTCGCCTTCATCAGGGGATAG